A single region of the Rhodococcus sp. W8901 genome encodes:
- a CDS encoding M20/M25/M40 family metallo-hydrolase, with the protein MRMRAAFVTGLAGVLMLSGCSDPDDLSSPIDGPGLAAAIDTDAVIGDLEQLELIATESGGNRAAGTPGYGASVDYVVGQLEQAGFDVETPEFDVDIFQVTTQTLQVSGRDVPVKALTYSPATPPGGLQARLVPVPSDDTPGCEATDYDGLDVTGAVALVDRGSCPFAQKQQVAADRGAAAILVVNNEDGPLTGGTLGDKDAARIPAGGIGKADGAALRQGGDATLTIDATVESSKSRNVIAQTKTGADDNVVMVGAHLDSVREGPGVNDNGSGVAALLETARQLGATPNVDNAVRFAFWGGEEIGLLGSEAYVNGLDAAARGDIAMYLNFDMVGSHNAGYLAYDGDNSDKAGEGPGPEGSPGIERTFDAILLQLGISPDGTDFDGRSDYGPFIAVGIPAGGLFTGADENKTTAQAEKWGGEADTMFDPNYHTSQDTLANVDRRALALNAEAVGYGVGHYAQSIDGPNGVPAAGDARTAARADAGK; encoded by the coding sequence ATGCGAATGAGGGCGGCGTTCGTGACGGGCCTGGCCGGTGTGCTGATGCTGTCGGGGTGCAGCGATCCCGACGACCTGAGCTCTCCGATCGACGGCCCCGGGCTGGCGGCAGCGATCGACACCGACGCGGTGATCGGCGACCTCGAACAGCTCGAGCTGATCGCCACCGAGAGCGGCGGCAACCGCGCGGCCGGCACACCCGGCTACGGCGCGAGCGTCGACTACGTGGTGGGGCAGCTCGAGCAGGCCGGATTCGATGTGGAGACACCGGAATTCGACGTCGACATCTTTCAGGTGACCACGCAGACACTGCAGGTGTCGGGCCGGGACGTGCCGGTGAAGGCGCTGACGTACTCGCCGGCCACCCCGCCCGGGGGACTGCAGGCCCGGCTGGTGCCGGTGCCGTCGGACGACACCCCGGGCTGTGAGGCCACCGACTACGACGGTCTCGATGTCACGGGCGCGGTGGCGCTGGTGGATCGCGGGTCGTGCCCGTTCGCGCAGAAGCAGCAGGTGGCGGCCGATCGGGGTGCGGCGGCGATCCTGGTGGTCAACAACGAGGACGGCCCGCTGACCGGTGGCACGTTGGGCGACAAGGACGCCGCGCGGATCCCCGCCGGTGGCATCGGCAAGGCCGACGGGGCGGCACTGCGTCAGGGCGGCGACGCGACGCTGACGATCGACGCCACCGTCGAATCCTCCAAGTCCCGCAACGTGATTGCGCAGACGAAGACCGGCGCCGACGACAACGTCGTCATGGTGGGGGCGCACCTGGACAGCGTCCGGGAGGGGCCGGGTGTCAACGACAACGGTTCGGGCGTCGCGGCGCTGCTCGAGACGGCGCGGCAGCTCGGCGCGACGCCGAACGTCGACAACGCGGTGCGGTTCGCGTTCTGGGGCGGTGAGGAGATCGGACTGCTCGGCTCGGAGGCGTACGTGAACGGTCTCGACGCCGCCGCACGCGGCGACATCGCGATGTACTTGAACTTCGACATGGTCGGCTCGCACAATGCCGGCTACCTCGCGTACGACGGCGACAACTCCGACAAGGCGGGCGAGGGCCCGGGGCCGGAGGGGTCGCCGGGCATCGAGCGCACGTTCGACGCGATCCTGCTGCAACTGGGCATCTCGCCGGACGGCACCGACTTCGACGGCCGCTCCGACTACGGGCCGTTCATCGCTGTCGGAATCCCGGCGGGCGGGTTGTTCACCGGCGCCGACGAGAACAAGACCACAGCTCAGGCCGAGAAGTGGGGCGGTGAGGCCGACACTATGTTCGACCCGAACTACCACACGTCACAGGACACGCTCGCGAACGTCGATCGTCGGGCGCTGGCCCTCAACGCCGAGGCCGTGGGGTACGGCGTCGGGCACTACGCACAGTCGATCGACGGTCCGAACGGGGTGCCGGCGGCCGGTGACGCGCGGACGGCGGCCCGTGCCGATGCCGGGAAGTAG
- a CDS encoding glycosyltransferase 87 family protein, producing the protein MGPEAGELPRRRGHLAVLVLWAIASVVLVFTTVRPWMPTIGIFAGGADLDVYRDGARHVMEDLPLYTEPVIHGLLYTYTPFSTLMFIPFGLLPGGIDKYIWMGANLVLLVAIVALCWRMLGYRITPYLVGVSALLAVACTFLEPVRTTLFYGQINLVLMALVLWDVSRGENSKLKGVGVGIAAGIKLTPAYFVLYYLVLRQWRAAAVAVGTIAATIGASWLVLPNDSWQYWTKTFFESTRIAQDEHPSNQSIRGVIAHLTGKPAPTVLWVVLAAIVVVVSMWIVLRLHRGGEHLLAVTVAGLSAAAVSPFSWSHHWVWFVPLLVYIVHRALTNWWWWLAALVIAVATGAWPYRWDEYVVVVGLFLFPPWWTVADVLMNIYILLYVGVLIGAGIVAARCTPDGVHDQVPAADANRT; encoded by the coding sequence ATGGGGCCCGAGGCAGGTGAACTACCGCGTCGGCGGGGCCATCTCGCGGTGCTCGTCCTGTGGGCGATCGCGTCGGTGGTGTTGGTGTTCACGACCGTGCGTCCGTGGATGCCGACGATCGGAATCTTCGCCGGCGGAGCCGACCTGGACGTCTACCGCGACGGCGCGCGGCACGTCATGGAGGATCTGCCGCTCTACACCGAACCGGTGATCCACGGCCTGCTCTACACGTACACGCCGTTCTCGACGCTGATGTTCATCCCGTTCGGACTGTTGCCGGGCGGGATCGACAAGTACATCTGGATGGGGGCCAACCTAGTCCTGCTGGTTGCCATCGTCGCGCTGTGCTGGCGGATGCTCGGGTATCGGATCACGCCGTACCTGGTGGGTGTCTCGGCGCTGCTGGCGGTGGCGTGTACGTTCCTCGAACCAGTTCGCACGACGCTGTTCTACGGCCAGATCAACCTGGTCCTGATGGCGTTGGTGCTGTGGGACGTCTCGCGCGGCGAGAACAGCAAGCTCAAGGGTGTCGGTGTCGGTATCGCCGCCGGGATCAAGCTGACGCCGGCGTACTTCGTCCTCTACTACCTGGTGCTGAGGCAGTGGCGGGCCGCGGCCGTGGCCGTGGGGACCATCGCGGCCACCATCGGCGCGAGTTGGCTGGTGCTCCCGAACGATTCGTGGCAGTACTGGACCAAGACGTTCTTCGAGTCCACCCGCATCGCGCAGGACGAGCACCCGTCGAACCAGTCGATCCGCGGCGTGATCGCGCACCTGACCGGGAAGCCCGCGCCGACGGTGCTGTGGGTGGTGCTCGCGGCGATCGTCGTGGTGGTCAGCATGTGGATCGTGCTGCGTCTGCACCGCGGCGGCGAGCATCTCCTCGCGGTCACGGTCGCAGGGCTGAGCGCCGCGGCAGTCTCGCCCTTCTCGTGGAGCCACCACTGGGTGTGGTTCGTGCCGCTGCTCGTCTACATCGTGCACCGGGCACTGACGAACTGGTGGTGGTGGCTCGCGGCGCTCGTGATCGCGGTCGCGACCGGGGCCTGGCCCTACCGGTGGGACGAGTACGTCGTGGTGGTGGGGCTGTTCCTGTTCCCGCCGTGGTGGACCGTCGCCGACGTCCTGATGAACATCTACATCCTCCTCTACGTCGGAGTGTTGATCGGGGCCGGCATTGTCGCGGCCCGATGCACACCCGACGGAGTGCACGACCAGGTACCGGCCGCCGATGCGAACCGGACATAG
- a CDS encoding ABC transporter ATP-binding protein translates to MIEVRGLTKTYGSTKAVDDLTFSVKPGIVTGFLGPNGAGKSTTMRMILGLDKPTSGTALIEGVPYHQLKQPLRTVGALLDAKWVHPNRSAKAHLQWMAAANSLPASRVDEVLRLVGLSEVANKKAGGFSLGMSQRLGLAGALLGDPKVLLFDEPVNGLDPEGIVWIRKFMQSLAAEGRTVLVSSHLLSEMSLTAEHLVVIGRGRLIADTSVRDFVDRSSDASVRVRSPQLDALRSLLTAQGFAVREDAGLDHQPALLVSGVATDDIGVLAGSNGIVLHELSSQQGSLEDAFMKLTGDDVQYHAQVAGQPAGAAQNMGGALR, encoded by the coding sequence ATGATTGAAGTGAGGGGACTGACGAAGACCTACGGGTCGACGAAAGCGGTGGACGATCTCACGTTCTCCGTGAAGCCGGGCATCGTCACCGGCTTCCTCGGCCCGAACGGTGCCGGTAAGTCGACGACCATGCGGATGATCCTGGGCCTCGACAAGCCGACGTCGGGCACCGCACTGATCGAGGGGGTGCCGTACCACCAGCTGAAGCAGCCGCTGCGCACCGTCGGCGCGCTGCTCGACGCAAAGTGGGTGCACCCCAACCGGTCGGCCAAGGCACACCTGCAGTGGATGGCGGCGGCCAACTCGCTGCCCGCGTCGCGCGTCGACGAGGTGCTGCGCCTGGTGGGCCTGAGCGAGGTCGCGAACAAGAAGGCCGGCGGATTCTCGCTCGGCATGTCGCAGCGGCTCGGCCTGGCCGGCGCGCTGCTGGGCGACCCGAAGGTGCTGCTGTTCGACGAGCCGGTCAACGGTCTCGACCCCGAGGGCATCGTGTGGATCCGCAAGTTCATGCAGAGCCTCGCGGCGGAGGGGCGCACCGTTCTGGTGTCGAGCCATCTGCTGTCCGAGATGTCGCTCACCGCAGAGCATCTGGTGGTGATCGGCCGCGGACGGCTGATCGCGGACACCAGCGTCCGGGACTTCGTCGACCGCTCGTCGGATGCGTCGGTTCGGGTGCGCAGCCCGCAGCTCGACGCGCTGCGCAGTCTGCTCACCGCGCAGGGGTTCGCGGTCCGCGAGGACGCCGGTCTCGATCACCAGCCGGCACTGCTGGTGTCGGGCGTCGCGACCGACGACATCGGTGTGCTCGCCGGCTCCAACGGAATCGTCCTGCACGAGCTGTCGTCTCAGCAGGGCTCGCTCGAGGACGCGTTCATGAAGCTCACCGGTGACGACGTGCAGTACCACGCTCAGGTCGCCGGACAGCCCGCCGGCGCTGCGCAGAACATGGGAGGTGCGCTCCGATGA
- a CDS encoding phage holin family protein, whose protein sequence is MIRLLIRCAFFLGSAAVGILAAVWLLPEVSVSAAGFVTAVVIFAIAQSVLSPFITKIAAKNAPAFLGGIGLVSTFVALVIASAFGGLSISGWRTWVLATLVVWLVTALTTLVLPLVFLRNRREEKKAEG, encoded by the coding sequence ATGATTCGCCTTCTGATCAGGTGTGCGTTCTTCCTGGGCTCGGCCGCGGTCGGGATCCTGGCCGCCGTGTGGTTGCTGCCCGAGGTGTCGGTCAGCGCCGCCGGGTTCGTGACCGCCGTCGTGATCTTCGCGATCGCGCAGAGCGTGCTGTCACCGTTCATCACGAAGATCGCGGCCAAGAATGCACCCGCATTCCTGGGCGGGATCGGACTGGTGTCGACCTTCGTCGCCCTGGTGATCGCGTCCGCCTTCGGCGGCCTGTCGATCTCCGGTTGGCGCACGTGGGTTCTCGCGACGCTCGTCGTGTGGCTGGTGACCGCTCTCACCACGCTCGTTCTGCCGCTGGTCTTCCTCCGCAACCGGCGGGAAGAGAAGAAGGCCGAGGGCTGA
- the thiE gene encoding thiamine phosphate synthase: MHASQSVKRLTPRERLADARLYLCTDARRDKGDLAHFVEAALAGGVDIVQLRDKGSAGERELGPMEVKEELAALAVIGAAARRHGALLAVNDRADLALAAGADVLHLGQNDLPVHYARRIVGPDVVIGRSTNNRAQASLAAIEEDVDYFCTGPVWATPTKPGRTASGIELVRSTADAAPTRPWFAIGGVDQERLPQILEAGATRIVVVRAITAADDPEAAARALSDALRG; this comes from the coding sequence GTGCATGCCTCCCAGTCCGTCAAGCGCCTGACGCCCCGCGAGCGACTCGCAGACGCGCGCCTCTATCTCTGCACCGACGCCCGCCGCGACAAGGGCGATCTGGCCCACTTCGTCGAAGCGGCACTCGCCGGCGGCGTCGACATCGTCCAGCTCCGCGACAAGGGCTCGGCGGGCGAACGCGAACTCGGGCCGATGGAGGTCAAGGAGGAGCTGGCCGCGCTCGCGGTGATCGGTGCCGCGGCCCGCCGGCACGGCGCGCTGCTCGCCGTCAACGACCGCGCCGACCTCGCGCTCGCCGCGGGCGCCGACGTCCTGCACCTGGGCCAGAACGACCTGCCGGTACACTACGCGCGCCGGATCGTCGGCCCCGACGTCGTGATCGGACGCTCCACCAACAACCGCGCGCAGGCCAGCCTCGCCGCGATCGAAGAGGACGTCGACTACTTCTGCACCGGGCCGGTGTGGGCCACCCCCACCAAGCCGGGCCGGACGGCGTCCGGCATCGAACTGGTCCGCAGCACGGCCGACGCCGCTCCGACGCGGCCGTGGTTCGCCATCGGCGGCGTCGACCAGGAGCGGCTGCCGCAGATCCTCGAAGCCGGCGCCACCCGGATCGTCGTCGTGCGCGCCATCACTGCCGCCGACGACCCGGAGGCCGCCGCGCGGGCGCTGTCCGACGCGCTGCGCGGCTGA
- a CDS encoding winged helix-turn-helix transcriptional regulator, which yields METARLDGFLADRDAWRATQCSIAKAMDVIGTRSAMLILREAYYGTTRFDHFAERVGITEAVAAARLRELTAEGLFERQPYKEPGQRTRHEYVLTEKGRDVMPAVLALMQWGDKYLQGERGGPLDLADDTSGEPVHVEVRSESGRRVPLGELRVVPNVTAEQARRAMGRDGER from the coding sequence ATGGAGACGGCACGGCTCGACGGGTTTCTCGCGGACCGCGACGCGTGGCGGGCCACGCAGTGTTCGATCGCGAAGGCGATGGACGTGATCGGTACGCGCTCGGCGATGCTGATCTTGCGCGAGGCGTACTACGGCACAACCCGTTTCGACCACTTCGCGGAACGTGTCGGGATCACCGAGGCGGTGGCGGCCGCACGGTTGCGGGAACTCACCGCCGAGGGACTGTTCGAGCGGCAGCCCTACAAGGAGCCGGGGCAGCGCACCCGGCACGAGTACGTCCTGACCGAGAAGGGGCGGGATGTGATGCCCGCTGTGCTGGCGCTGATGCAGTGGGGGGACAAGTACCTGCAGGGCGAGCGCGGTGGGCCGCTGGACCTCGCGGACGACACCTCCGGCGAACCCGTCCACGTCGAGGTGCGCAGCGAATCCGGTCGTCGGGTCCCACTGGGCGAGCTGCGGGTGGTCCCGAACGTCACCGCCGAACAGGCGCGGAGGGCGATGGGACGGGACGGGGAGCGGTAG
- a CDS encoding pentapeptide repeat-containing protein, with product MPDAPDLHGMDLSGADLAGANLTGANMAGIDLSGADLTSAELGGANLTGANLAGAVAADADFSKAYLTNANLSGAVLTLSFLTSTYLAHAILAGADLSGAYMTGAHLEDADLTGARLAGAYLAHADLTGAVLATADVSGADLTDVTMPDGAVRA from the coding sequence ATGCCCGACGCTCCGGATCTTCACGGGATGGATCTGTCGGGTGCCGACCTCGCCGGTGCCAACCTGACGGGCGCCAACATGGCGGGTATCGACCTGTCGGGAGCGGACCTCACGTCCGCGGAACTCGGCGGCGCCAACCTGACGGGAGCCAATCTCGCCGGCGCCGTCGCGGCGGACGCCGACTTCAGCAAGGCGTATCTGACGAACGCCAACCTGTCGGGTGCGGTGCTGACGCTCTCGTTCCTCACATCGACGTACCTGGCGCACGCGATCCTCGCCGGGGCGGACCTCTCGGGCGCGTACATGACCGGGGCGCACCTCGAGGACGCCGACCTGACGGGCGCCAGATTGGCGGGCGCGTACCTCGCGCACGCGGATCTGACCGGCGCGGTGCTCGCCACGGCCGACGTGAGTGGCGCAGATCTCACCGACGTGACGATGCCGGACGGCGCCGTCCGGGCCTGA
- a CDS encoding thiazole synthase, which yields MGKLTIADRTFGSRLIMGTGGAANLAVLEEALVASGTELTTVAMRRVDAAGGTGVLDLLRRLDIALLPNTAGCRGAAEAVLTAQLAREALETDWVKLEVIADERTLLPDAIELVSAAEQLVDDGFTVLPYTTDDPVLAKRLEDVGCAAVMPLGSPIGTGLGISNPHNIEMIVDAANVPVILDAGIGTASDAVLAMELGCDAVLLATAVTRAKDPALMASAMRGAVTAGYEARHAGRIPKRFWAQASSPM from the coding sequence ATGGGCAAGCTGACGATCGCCGACCGCACGTTCGGCTCCCGCCTGATCATGGGCACCGGCGGCGCCGCGAACCTCGCGGTGCTCGAGGAGGCGTTGGTGGCGTCGGGCACGGAACTGACCACCGTCGCGATGCGCCGCGTCGATGCCGCGGGCGGCACCGGGGTCCTCGACCTGCTGCGCCGCCTCGACATCGCGCTACTTCCGAACACCGCCGGCTGCCGCGGCGCGGCCGAGGCCGTGCTCACCGCGCAGCTCGCGCGCGAGGCGCTCGAGACCGATTGGGTGAAGCTCGAGGTGATCGCCGACGAGCGCACACTGCTGCCCGACGCTATCGAGTTGGTCAGCGCCGCAGAGCAATTGGTGGACGATGGATTCACGGTGCTGCCGTACACCACGGACGACCCGGTGCTCGCGAAGCGCCTCGAGGACGTGGGCTGTGCCGCGGTGATGCCACTGGGCTCGCCGATCGGCACCGGTCTGGGCATCTCGAACCCGCACAACATCGAGATGATCGTCGATGCCGCGAACGTGCCGGTGATCCTGGACGCCGGCATCGGCACCGCGAGCGACGCGGTGCTCGCGATGGAGCTGGGCTGTGACGCGGTGCTGCTCGCAACGGCCGTCACGCGCGCGAAGGACCCGGCGCTGATGGCGTCGGCGATGCGCGGCGCGGTCACCGCCGGCTACGAGGCCCGGCATGCCGGCCGCATTCCGAAGCGGTTCTGGGCGCAGGCGTCGTCGCCGATGTAG
- the thiS gene encoding sulfur carrier protein ThiS, with protein MSELIGITVNGEDHEFDGPLTVAELLDRLELPQRGIAVAVDGAVFPRGRWTESVGRGWEIEILTAVQGG; from the coding sequence ATGAGTGAGTTGATCGGTATCACCGTCAACGGTGAGGACCACGAATTCGACGGGCCGCTGACGGTGGCCGAGTTGTTGGACCGGCTGGAACTGCCGCAGCGCGGCATCGCGGTCGCGGTGGACGGTGCGGTGTTCCCGCGCGGCCGGTGGACCGAGTCGGTGGGTCGCGGCTGGGAGATCGAGATCCTCACGGCGGTGCAGGGTGGCTGA
- a CDS encoding adenylate/guanylate cyclase domain-containing protein codes for MSDDPQGDGATPEPVETDSGAVSGHAKVTGSVAKWVRDADRQPQLVDAVRRIRQALPGDPAFGDPLSTAGPGGARAAARMIDTGPGASREVSMAALQVLQAMLEKAWGGPANGEVTIVFTDLVGFSSWSLGAGDGATLGLLREVAATVEPPMIERGGQVVKRLGDGLMVVFDHPDKAMEAVFAARAALATLDHHGYRPRMRVGLHTGLPQPIGADWFGVDVNVAARMMELGGNGNVVMSGNTYDAIGEERLAELGLVAKRYRRGLLAAPQRGVPEDLRVFVLRPAPAPR; via the coding sequence GTGAGTGACGACCCTCAGGGAGACGGCGCCACACCGGAACCGGTCGAGACCGATTCCGGCGCCGTGAGTGGGCATGCCAAGGTGACGGGCTCGGTCGCGAAATGGGTCCGTGACGCCGACCGGCAGCCCCAGCTGGTCGATGCCGTCCGGCGGATCCGGCAGGCGCTTCCCGGGGATCCCGCGTTCGGTGATCCGCTGTCGACGGCCGGTCCGGGCGGGGCCCGGGCGGCGGCCCGCATGATCGACACCGGGCCGGGTGCGTCCCGCGAGGTGAGCATGGCGGCACTCCAGGTGCTGCAGGCGATGCTCGAGAAGGCATGGGGCGGTCCGGCGAACGGCGAGGTCACGATCGTCTTCACGGATCTGGTGGGGTTCTCGAGCTGGTCGCTGGGCGCCGGTGACGGCGCCACCCTGGGTCTGCTGCGGGAAGTGGCGGCCACGGTGGAGCCGCCGATGATCGAACGCGGCGGCCAGGTGGTCAAGCGGCTCGGCGACGGGCTGATGGTGGTGTTCGACCATCCGGACAAGGCGATGGAGGCGGTGTTCGCGGCCCGCGCGGCGCTCGCGACGCTGGACCACCACGGTTACCGCCCGCGCATGCGCGTCGGCCTGCACACCGGGCTGCCGCAGCCCATCGGCGCGGACTGGTTCGGCGTGGACGTCAATGTCGCAGCCCGGATGATGGAGCTCGGCGGCAACGGGAACGTCGTGATGTCCGGCAACACCTACGACGCGATCGGGGAGGAGCGGCTCGCCGAGCTGGGCCTGGTGGCCAAGCGGTACCGCCGCGGTCTGCTGGCGGCGCCGCAGCGTGGGGTGCCGGAGGACCTGCGGGTGTTCGTGCTGCGACCGGCGCCCGCACCGCGGTGA
- a CDS encoding ABC transporter permease: protein MSVLNAERIKLTTTKSPMWCSLIAVAASIGFAALVGVGYKSSTDSGDNPFGEFTASATQVGAVQFGSMLVMIMAALAVTTEYRFGVIRTTFQAIPNRTQVIAGKALLLAGFAAVLGLVIALASFYLGQATSGVSLSISEGDNARELFGVPIYFALVSVLAVGVGTLIRQSAGAISLLLLWPLVIESMATLIPKVGKYISEFGPFNNMNHFLGNGGSVDFHWGPWGSLLYFAAFVAIVFGAALFLVNKRDA from the coding sequence ATGAGCGTGTTGAATGCAGAACGCATCAAGCTGACGACCACGAAGTCGCCGATGTGGTGCAGCCTCATCGCTGTCGCCGCCAGCATCGGTTTCGCTGCGTTGGTCGGTGTCGGGTACAAGTCGTCCACCGACTCGGGCGACAACCCGTTCGGCGAGTTCACCGCCTCCGCCACCCAGGTCGGAGCCGTCCAGTTCGGTTCGATGCTGGTGATGATCATGGCGGCCCTCGCCGTCACCACCGAGTACCGCTTCGGCGTCATCCGCACCACGTTCCAGGCGATCCCGAACCGGACGCAGGTGATCGCCGGCAAGGCGCTCCTGCTGGCGGGGTTCGCGGCGGTGCTGGGCCTGGTCATCGCGCTGGCGTCCTTCTATCTAGGGCAGGCCACCTCCGGCGTGAGCTTGTCGATCAGTGAGGGCGACAATGCTCGCGAACTGTTCGGGGTGCCGATCTACTTCGCGCTGGTCTCGGTGCTCGCGGTGGGCGTTGGAACGCTGATCCGCCAGTCGGCGGGCGCGATCTCGCTGCTACTGCTGTGGCCGCTGGTGATCGAGAGTATGGCGACGCTGATTCCCAAGGTGGGCAAGTACATCAGCGAGTTCGGCCCGTTCAACAACATGAACCACTTCCTCGGAAACGGTGGCAGCGTTGACTTCCACTGGGGTCCGTGGGGTTCGCTGCTCTACTTCGCGGCATTCGTCGCGATCGTGTTCGGCGCGGCCCTGTTCCTGGTGAACAAGCGCGACGCCTGA
- the thiO gene encoding glycine oxidase ThiO codes for MTRSVSVVGGGVIGLSIAWRAAQRGWTVKLHDPAPGSGASWVAGGMLAPLSEGWPGEEKALALGASSLQRWPEFGAELEAVAGVTLFTSDDSLTVALDAADAADLHTIAEWVATQGHELKILNRAQIRELEPSLGRGIRLALQAPTELAVDNRLLVQALRTAAVAAGVELIEQSVTDLETLTTDQVVLSAGSNSAQLWPDLPVRPVKGEILRLRARPGVTPAPRRTIRGSVHGRPSYLVPRADGIVVGATQYESGHDTQVTVAGVRDLIADAEALMPAIGEYELYEAKAGLRPMSPDNMPIIGRVSDRVVLATGHGRNGILMTPVTADATVAILDGNPLAEAESAAAERFSQQTYERA; via the coding sequence TTGACCCGATCGGTTTCCGTCGTGGGTGGCGGTGTCATCGGCCTGTCGATCGCCTGGCGTGCGGCGCAGCGCGGCTGGACGGTGAAGCTGCACGACCCGGCACCGGGAAGCGGTGCGTCGTGGGTGGCCGGCGGCATGCTGGCCCCGCTGTCGGAGGGCTGGCCCGGTGAGGAGAAGGCGCTGGCGCTGGGGGCGTCGTCGCTGCAGCGGTGGCCGGAATTCGGCGCCGAACTGGAAGCCGTCGCGGGGGTGACACTGTTCACGTCCGACGACTCGCTGACCGTCGCGCTGGACGCCGCCGACGCCGCGGACCTGCACACCATCGCCGAGTGGGTGGCAACGCAGGGGCACGAGCTGAAGATCTTGAACCGCGCGCAGATCCGGGAGTTGGAGCCGTCGCTGGGCCGCGGCATCCGCCTGGCGCTGCAGGCGCCCACCGAGTTGGCCGTCGACAACCGGCTACTGGTGCAGGCGCTGCGGACGGCCGCCGTCGCGGCCGGTGTGGAGCTGATCGAGCAGTCGGTGACCGACCTGGAAACGCTCACCACCGATCAGGTGGTGCTGTCGGCGGGATCGAACTCGGCGCAGCTGTGGCCGGATCTGCCTGTGCGTCCGGTGAAGGGCGAGATCCTGCGCCTTCGGGCCCGGCCGGGCGTGACGCCGGCGCCCCGGCGCACTATCCGCGGCAGTGTGCACGGCCGGCCGTCGTACCTGGTGCCGCGCGCCGACGGCATCGTCGTCGGTGCGACGCAGTACGAGTCGGGCCACGACACCCAGGTCACCGTCGCCGGGGTGCGGGACCTCATCGCCGATGCGGAGGCACTGATGCCCGCGATCGGCGAGTACGAGCTGTACGAGGCGAAAGCCGGTCTGCGCCCGATGAGTCCGGACAACATGCCGATCATCGGCCGCGTCTCGGATCGGGTGGTGCTCGCGACCGGGCACGGGCGCAACGGAATCCTGATGACCCCGGTCACCGCGGACGCGACTGTCGCGATTCTCGACGGCAACCCCCTGGCGGAGGCGGAAAGTGCCGCCGCCGAACGATTTTCACAGCAGACGTATGAGCGGGCATGA